A segment of the Bos mutus isolate GX-2022 chromosome 17, NWIPB_WYAK_1.1, whole genome shotgun sequence genome:
ccctgcccccagctcatCTACATGTACTGGATGAACACGGTGGTGAATTACTGCGGCCCCTTCGAGTATGAAGTCGGTTACTGTGAGAGGCTCAAGAACTTCCTAGAGGCCAACCTGGAGTGGATGCAGAAAGAGATGGAGCTGAACAATGGCTCTGCTTACTGGCACCAGGTGGGCGCAGCTGGCACCAGGTGGCACCAGGGGGGGCTGGGGCGGCAGGTTGGGTCAGTTTCAGGGACCTGCTGCCACTGCAGCTGCCCCTGTTCCACTGGCCAACCTGTCTCCCACTCCTATCAGCcagccctttcttcctccctccctcacccatccacccatctgcCTACCCATCTGCCTGCCTGTCCATTCTCACATCTGTCcactcttccctccctccatgtccacccttccctttctccctcctatACATCCATctctccacccacccatccatccatctctccatCCACCCGCCCATtcttccatctgtccatccatttaCCCATCCATGCATCTCGTTTGTCAGCTCATTTGTCCACCCTCCACAGCCTGTCcatctttcactctcctcttattCATCCATCTGTCACCTACCTGCCCATCTTAGCCCTGTCGTCAAGATCTTCTGTCCACCCACCTTGTTGCTATATCCTGTTTGGTTACCTGTCGTGGCTCATCATCTACCTGTCTGTCCATCTGCCCTCCCTTCTACCTGTCTAGCCGTCTTGCTGACTGACCaccttccctgcttcattcctcaTCTTTCTGAGCAGAGTCTTGGCGCTCATCCGTCTGTCCATCTGTTGGTCCATCCCCTCTGCTCTGTCTCGGCTCTTCGTAAATCTCACCAGGGGCTGCCCTCTTGTTCCAGGGTGATGCCGCAGCCCATAATGTGGCCTCAGAAGCCCCCggcaccctctccctccccagcctgttGACCTTGATCTGTGCTCTGGCCTCTGGCCTCCTCCCAGTTCCTTGAGGAAGATGTGTTACCTCTTGCCTCGGGGCTTTAGAAAGtgttgttccttctgcctggaatgctcttcttcctccccctccaTCCGGCCCCCACCACCACTCCTCACGGCCGCCTGCCCTCTCTGCCCTTCCTGGTAGCACTCTTACAGGGCATTCAGTGCCTGTCTCCAACCGGACTCAGGCCCCATTAAGACAAGGCAAGGGACAAGGCCGCTGTGCGGGCCCTAGTACCTAGCACAGGGGCTGGCGCATTGTCGGTGCTTTATAAGTGAAGGTTTGTTGCGTATTGACAGATGAGGGAATGAATCCATCCTGTCCTGTGCATCTACTTCAGCACCTGCCTGAGCATCTGTCCTTCTCTCCACTCTCCTGTCCATATAGATGAttgcctttctttcccttctcttgtttACTTCAGCAGCCACCATCTGTCTATCAGTCCTGCCCGTCCATCCATCTGTCCTTTTGTCCATCTGTCTTACAGATGCTTGCTAAGTGCCTGGTGTATGTTCAGCCCAGGCCAAGGCCCCATGGGGACCCAGTGTTGTACTCCGTGGTTACAGAAAGTGACAGTGCCAGTGGGGAGAAGTCAGCCACACGAGACCAGTGCCCTGAGCCAGCAGCATAGCCAGTAACGGAACTCAGAACAGGGAGCGGTCCACAGTGGGCCAGGGCAGgctgggaggcttcctggaggaggtggctttGGGCTGGGCCCTTATAGGGGGTTATTTGGGGTTGGCACAGAATGGAGACAGGCAGTTAGGTGATGGCAGGAGGGTGCTTAGCTTTGAGGGGTAGCTGTGGTTAAGGAGGGGGTCAGGGCTGGCTGGAGCCTGGAGGGTGCATCTGAGCCTCTCTTGCCagacccccccccgcccccagccattGCAGGAGAAGGTATGAGCCTGGGGGAGAGGCCtcaccctccctctgcccccaccccttgCCCCCCTCCCCAGGTGCGGCTGACCCTCCTGCAGCTGAAGGGCCTGGAGGACAGCTATGAAGGCAGTGTGGCCTTTCCAACTGGGAAGTTTACCGTCAAACCCTTGGGGTTCCTGTAAGTGCCACCCCCAGAGTGCATAGGGCAGGGGAGAGGGCCATGCGCCTTGCAGTCAGACTGGTCTGGGTTCCAGTACCAGCCCTGCCACGTCCTGGCTACGTGGCCTCGGACCGGTTGCCAGATATCCCAGTGCCTCAGcttcttcctctgtgaaatgggtacaTAATGCAGGTGTGGTAGCCCTCCAGCACCCTGGCCCTCCACAGCCTGTTGCAGATCTCTGGGGACCTTGAAGACTTAGAGGTGGCCCTGAATAAGACCAAGACCAACCATGCTATGGGCTCTGGCTCCTGTTCGGCCCTCATCAAACTGCTGCCTGGCCAGCGTGACCTCCTGGTTGCCCACAACACCTGGCACTCCTACCAGTACATGCTGCGCATCATGAAGAAATACTGGTTCCAGTTCAGAGAAGGGCCCCAAGGTGGGTAGGTGTGGGTGGATCTCTGTGTGTGGGCGTGTCTGTCGGTACACAGCGTGCACAGTGCTAGGAGGTGTGGGTCTTGGCCCTGTATACGCTGGGGTCACTGTAAGGCCACGCTAAGGGTTCATGTTATTGTTaacttgtttatttccttttaatttttatctcacAAAGTGTATCAGCAAGCTAgtgctgcataacaaatcaccccaaatttaaaacaaaggttTAAAATAGCCATTTGTTTTTACTCACTTGTCTGTAGGTCACCTGTGTGGTTTTGCTCTTCTGAACCAAGCCTCCTGACCTTGGCCAGGCTCACCAGTGCTTCTGTATTCAGCTGGGGTGGGCTGGCTGACCTAGGATGGCCTCATCTGCATGTCTTGGGGTTGCTGTCGGCTGGGATGACGTGACAGCTGGGCTATATGGGCATTTGTCCTCCCACAGGCTAGCTCAGGCTTGTTCCAGTGACATCTGGGCCGGGAAGTGTGGAGCGCCTCTTGAGGGCCCACTGAAACTGGCACAACATTCTGGTGCTCAAAGCAAGTCAAGGGACCAGTTCAGATTCAAGAAGTGgggaaatagggacttccctggtggtccagtggttagacttcaccttccaatgcaggggatgagggtttgatccctggtcagggagctgagatcccacatgcctggaggccacaaaaccagaacataaacagcagaagcaatattgtaacaaattcaatacagactttaaaaatgatctacaTCAAAAAACAATcgtaaaaaaaaaacctacataaGTCATACATGTATGTCATAGAAAACTGGAAAACACagcaaaacaacacacacacagtaaaagtCGTTGGAGCACTCCGCAACCCACAGGGGGTCATTTCTGTGAACATTGAGTTACTTTGTTTTCCtggacttttaaataaaatgtacctCATCGTTCGatttgtttaaacatttttttatactAGTAATGTGTCAGTACATTCTCCCTGCCACAAATTCCAGCACTAGAGATGGAGAAATGCATCTCCCTCGATGCCCTCCTCCCGTATTCCAGACCTCCCTAAGAGGACAGTGCTGATGCCATTTTGGTTTGGATGCGTCTAGATTTGGGGGGATGCATTTATACGTGCATCTGTGGACCTCCTAAAAATTAATAGACTTGAGAcgtcctggtggtccagtggctaaggtctgtgctcccagtgcagggggcctgggttcaatccctggtggggaactagaTCTTACTTACATACTGTAATAGGGAGATGCTGATCAGAGAGGACCAGCTCCCAGTTAGAAGACAAGTAAGATTTTTAAAGTCTACTTACCCTGAAGCACGATGTGGTGACTGTGGTTAACAACACAGTATTGTATACGTGAAACCTGCCAAGACAGCAGAACTTAAGTGTCTtcaccacacacacaacaaagGTGACTGTGAAATGATGGATGTGTAAGTTAGTTGATGGTGGTCATCCTTCCACGGTGTCTACATCTGTCCCAACATCACCAAGTGTAGCCTTAAgcacaatttttatttatctgttataCCTTGGTAAAGCAGGGGATAACCACCTCCCCCAACACAGAGTGTGTACTCTGAGACTTCTGGGTATTTGGTCTCTGAATTATCTTTTTTTGCAGTAAAAAAGGAAAGCCAAAAAaggtataataattaaaaaattgtatatCCATTTTGCTACTAGCTTTTATACAAATGGCCTGGTTTGCTAACTCTCAGAAAGAATGGAGTGGGGGGCTTCCTCTGATGCCTGCTGCCCCACCTGGAGACCCCCGAGTCTTGTTGGGTGGAGGTGCAGGGGTCCTCATATGGATTTGTCTGaccagcccccaccccgcccccacttgGGTTCACTCTCGCCCTTGCAGCGGAATCCACCCGGGCTCCTGGCAACAAAGTGATCTTCTCATCCTACCCTGGCACCATTTTCTCCTGTGATGACTTCTACATCCTTGGCAGTGGGCTGGTGAGTCATCTTCTGTGTTACCTTTCTCCTGCCTGGGCAGCTTCTCACCTGGCAGCTCAGGTGTGGCAGGTGGACAACTCCCCGCAACCCCGGCCTGAGTCCATCCTCCACCAGGGGGTGCTCTCAAAAAACGTAGCTCCCAGGCCCCAGACCCTGCGGTTGACCTGGACTTCTGCATTGTCACCCAGCTCTTGGGAAATTGTTGGTCTGAGCCCTTTAAAAATATCCTCTGCCCAAGTGACCTCATTTGGTGTTTATATATTTAGGAAaagccatttctctctccaccatgactctgCTCTTTCttgttctgcttttcttcttgtttttcacAAAGCCCCCTCTCAGCCTGGCCGGGTTTTCTGAATAAATGTTGTTTATTCCAGTGTgttgtttttatctgttttcctGGCTGGGTGCCAGACTCTCAGAAATCTGTTCCTGGCACCCCTGGTGGATTTCAGCAAGCCCTGTGGTCACCAGGGCAACCctgcagaggagaaaaaaacatccCTTAAAAAACAGCCTAGAAGCAGAAGACACCAGTTCTGGTGAGGGGGATGGAAGgccttttttgtttctattagTCTATGAGAGGAGCAGGGCATTTAGTCCCCCCAGATGTGGGAACAAGCCTGAGAGGGGCCAGGCAGTGGGTGAGGGGGCCCCCTTGCTGTGGTCTGGGGCTGGGAAAGCAGGAGTGAAGCCTGGGGAAGGACAGTGGATCCTTGCAGGATTGATCCCTGTTTGATTCTGTTACCTGGAAAGTGTCCAAATGGGAAATTTACCTTCCTTTGGGGTTCTTAACTGTTTCTGTGCCACGGGCTCCTTTGGCCATCTGGGGAGCTGTTGAACCCCTTCTTAGAATAATACTTTTAAATGCATAAACCAATATACAGGGTTATAAAGGAGACTAATTACATTGACATGCATTTATTGAAATAGTATTTAAGTAAGCTTTTAATGTAATATACAGACGTACCTCGTTTTATTGGATTTTGCAGATACTGtgatttttacaaattgaaggtttttAACAACCTGCAAGTCTATCAACACCATTTTCCCACCAGCATTTGTTCACTTTGtatctctgtcacattttggtagttctcgcaatatttttcattttttcattattattgtattcgttacggtgatctgtgatcagtgacctttAATATGACTATTGTAATCATTTTTTTGATTTgtattgtttttgtcttttctattttaaaattaagatacgTACGTTGTTTTTTAAGATACTACTATTGCACATTTACACTAGATTATAGATTAGATAGCATTTGTTCACTTTGtatctctgtcacattttggtaattcttgcaacatttttatttttttcactattattattttcattgcaatgatcTATGACCAGTGATCTTTAATGTGACTGTTGTAATCAGTTTTGTATTtttgtcatttctatttttaaattaagatatgcacattgttttttaagacataatacTATTGCATATTTATAGTGGATTTAGAGTAGATTGCACACTTACAATAAATTATATAGATTATAGTATAGtggaaaggcttcccaggtggctcagtggtaaagaatccacttgccaatgcaggagacacgagttcaatccctgggtcaggaagatcctctggagaagggcatggcaacccactccagtatccttacctggacagaggacagagtcatggacagaggagcctggcaggctgcagtccatggggtcataaagagttggacttgactgagtgagcacacacacacacacacggtatgGTGGAAACAACTTCTTTATGAGCtgggaaataaaaattcatgtgacttgcttccCTTCACTATTCGCTTCCTTGGGGTGGTCTGAGAGCCTGCAGTGTCTCTGGGGTCTGCCGGGAGATGCTGCTTTTTTAGCgtgttaaaaaagaaactggTTACAGGTGGGCTACCTGCCATAATTTGGAAGTTACAAGGAGCATAACCCATCTGAGTTGTGTGCAGTCCTGTCGCATGGTGGGATAACATCCATGACATCTGTTGGTGACCGTCTCAAGTACCACTAATAACATTAGCGTGTCACCCACTTTAACAGTGGAAGATGCTGCGTTTCGGTTTGATGGTAATGCAAATAAAGGTGTACTGTTTCTGCACTCACGTCTGTAGACTCCCTAAATACTGCTTCTGaggccagtttaaaaaaaaactagtcaACAGTTGGGAGCCACGAATGACGCAACATGCTGCCACTAAATGGCAGCATGCCCCAGCGGTGAGTCAGGTGACCCTTCAGTGCAGCAGCTTCTGGTCTCCCGCAGGTGACCCTGGAGACCACCATCGGCAACAGGAACCCGGCCCTGTGGAAGTACGTGCAGCCCAAGGGCTGTGTGCTGGAGTGGATGCGCAACGTCGTGGCCAATCGCCTGGCCTTGGACGGGGACTCCTGGGCCGACATCTTTAAGAGGTTCAACAGTGGCACGTGAGTGGACACCATGGCTCCCCCACCCAACCTCCCCACTAATGCTCAAGACCCTGGGGGGACCTGACGTGGCACCAGGGCCACACACCCCACCCTCTTTGCAGAGTCCTCTTGTTTCATATGtggggaaatggaggcacaggGAAGGAAAGGGTTTACCTCTCTCTCGCAGGCTCCTCCACCTGGGGAAGGCTCCCAGAGAAAGGCCAGGAAGAAACTTGGAACTCGAGAGCTCTGGGGATAGTGGGGAGGGCCGTCCGAGGAGGTGGACATGGGTGGATGGGACCCTGGGAGCCAGAGACACCAGAACCGGATTGGACAGGGTCTTAGGACGTTGGGCAGAAGAATCGACCTTTGTTCCAATAAGCACTAGGGAGCCACAGACTCCTCTGGAGCAGGTAAGCAGCATGATAAGAGGAGAGCGTGAGGACAGCTGGGTGAGCCAGTGTCCAGGTGATGGTTGAATGGCTGGACACACCCAGAGCACCCTGGCCACGTGATTCCTGGCTGTGTGTGGCCCTGGGGGCAGCGGGCGGCTGGGGCAGCAGCCCTGGCTCTGTTCAGCTCTCCCTCCTGGGGTCTGGCAGGTACAACAACCAGTGGATGATCGTGGACTACAAGGCATTCGTCCCTGGCGGGCCCAGCCCTGGGAGAAGGGTGCTCACTGTCCTGGAGCAGATCCCGTGAGTACCGGGAAAGTGGCAGGGTGCCCCagcagagggaactgccttggcaGAGGCCCAGAGGCCGCTGAAACTGTGTGTGGGAGGGGAGACCTCAGGAAGGCGAGCCCGGAGGAGAAGGCCGCCGCAGATTGGGCTCAAGATTTGGGACATAATCTACCCGTGGGCAGTGGGGAGCCTCCGGGGGTCCTTGAGCACGGCAGTGCCTGCAGGAGCCCTCTGTCTCACCATTTGTGCCCTGTCTGTCTTCCTGGTCGCAGGGGCATGGTGGTGGTGGCCGACAGGACCTCGGAGCTCTACCAGAAGACCTACTGGGCCAGCTACAACATCCCGTATGTCCTGCTTCCTAGTACTCCCCTCCCTTTGCTCAGCTCTCCATGCAGAGGAGGGGTCCTTCCCTGGTGATTCTTTCGTTCcaccctgggacttcccaggcgatTCAgtgggttaagactccatgcttctactgtggggggtgtgggttcagtccgctggttgcagaactaagatcctgcaagccatgtggtgtaGCCAGCgaaggtgggggggaggggaagaaaagaaacaaaaagtaaaattctttcaaaaaaagaaagaaacccaccccacccctctcttcaccaggaaagccctgacaGTTTAGGGGTACAGTTGTGAGGTGGGCATCTGTAGGGCCTCCCAGTCTGCACTCGCCACAGGGTGGTGGGGAGCGGCCTGCCTCAGGTGCCGACCCCTGCCGTGGGCCCCCAGCTGGAGTTGCTTTAACCAGCTGCACAACCAGCACCCCTTACCCCTCACGGTGCTCTTCCTAGATTATCTCCTTTGATCTGTACAACTACCGCATGTGGTAACCACGGCTCctatacccatttcacagatgatgaaactgaggccttGAGAAAGTACCTAAAGTTCCCAAGGTTCCATAGTTGGTCAGTAGTGAGGTCAGAATTTGAACCCCACATTTCTTGGAGCCCAGACCTATTACTTGGCCACCCCACCAAACTTCCCAGCAGCACAAACAAAAGACATGATTACTGTTATCCTGACTGTCAGGGTTGTTGGTGTTCGTGTCCTGGCACGACTGCCCTCTTTGCCTCCCAGGCCATGGCCAGGTAAAGTCAGTGGAGGTCGTGAGTGACCATCCTCGTCCCCGGCAGGTCCTTTGAGTCTGTGTTCAACGCCAGTGGGCTGCCGGCCCTGGTGGCCCGCTACGGGCCCTGGTTCTCCTACGACGGGAGCCCCCGGGCCCAGATCTTCCGACGGAACCACTCGCTGGTGCACGACCTGGACTCCATGATGCGGCTTATGAGGTGTGAGGGGGCGACCGGGAGCCCAGAATTGTGGGGCGGGGCTTTATAGTAACTCATTTCAGCCTCCCAACAAGCCAGGGGGGCGGCAGAGGGTGATGCATCCACAACAGCGGGACTGAGGCGTCAGCAGGACCTTGGATGGCCAAGGGCACAGAACGTACCCCCGTGGTCCTCGGGGAGCACGCTGTCCCTCGGGCTGCAGAGAGCCATCCCATACTCACAGTGGTGTGGGCGTATAGCAAGCACTGTCTGAACTCCAGGAAATGCTGTGAAGGGACAAAGCGGGGTCTCCAGCCTGGCCTGGAGTGGGGGCCCAGAGGGTTACCCGGAGGGAGGGATGGCAGAGCCGAGGGCTGAGTGATGGGTGTGGAGTGACCAGCCGAGGCAGGTGGGTGACGGAAGCCCAGGTGGCACATTGAACGCAGGAGGCCAGGTTAGGGGGCTGCCGCATGGAGTCCGGTCTCCCCTCCCAGCACAACTGGTGTTTCCTCTCCTTCCACGTCCAGGTACAACGACTTCTTGCACGACCCCCTGTCACTGTGCAAAGCTTGCACCCCCAAGCCCAACGGGGAGAATGCCATCTCGGCCCGCTCCGACCTCAACCCTGCCAACGGCTCCTACCCCTTCCAGGCTCTGCACCAGCGCTCCCACGGGGGCATTGACGTGAAGGT
Coding sequences within it:
- the PLBD2 gene encoding putative phospholipase B-like 2; translation: MVAPMYGSPGGRLARAVTRALALALVLALLVGLFLSGLTGAIPTPRGQRGRGMPVPPASRCRSLLLDPETGQLRLVDGRHPDAVAWANLTNAIRETGWAFLELHTNGRFNDSLQAYAAGVVEAAVSEELIYMYWMNTVVNYCGPFEYEVGYCERLKNFLEANLEWMQKEMELNNGSAYWHQVRLTLLQLKGLEDSYEGSVAFPTGKFTVKPLGFLLLQISGDLEDLEVALNKTKTNHAMGSGSCSALIKLLPGQRDLLVAHNTWHSYQYMLRIMKKYWFQFREGPQAESTRAPGNKVIFSSYPGTIFSCDDFYILGSGLVTLETTIGNRNPALWKYVQPKGCVLEWMRNVVANRLALDGDSWADIFKRFNSGTYNNQWMIVDYKAFVPGGPSPGRRVLTVLEQIPGMVVVADRTSELYQKTYWASYNIPSFESVFNASGLPALVARYGPWFSYDGSPRAQIFRRNHSLVHDLDSMMRLMRYNDFLHDPLSLCKACTPKPNGENAISARSDLNPANGSYPFQALHQRSHGGIDVKVTSTALAKALRLLAVSGPTWDQLPPFQWSTSPFSGMLHMGQPDLWKFSPIEVSWD